GCTGTTTTACGCTGTCTTCTGAAAAACTGAAGAAAGGCCCGCCAAATACGGGTTCTCCGTTTTTGAACGTCAGCATTTCCACTATTTTTTTCTGACTGCGGGGATTGTTGGCATCCCAGCCAAAGAGCGTATAAAATTCCTGGTTGAAATAATGTCTTTGAATGATGTTGTAATACAGGCAACCGTACCAGGCTTTGTTGTTGGTAATACTATCCGTGTTGGTGATATAATCAGATACATCGAATAAAGGGAAGAGTTTTAGTTGTCCATCCGCGGTATTCATTTGTATAGCACCAAAGTGGCGGTAGAAGCCTGTTTCGGCTTCCAGTGCCCAGGAGAAGATGCGGAAGGTGCTGTCTTGCGGGTATTGTATAGAGACAGCCTTCAGCGAATCGAAGGGAAACCGGAAGGAATGTGGTGTTTTCAGCGCGCGTACCAGTGTTGGTATAAACTGGTCTACCGCTTTTCCGCGGCCTTCATCTCCTTTTCCACTGAATATTTCCTGGCTCAGGTATTGCAGCGTGTCCTGGTCTTTTTGTAGCCGGGCATAACCGGCGGCATCCGGCTTTTGTGCGAGTGCACACAGGCCGGTAAGCAGGGGGAGGAGTGACAGTAGTAGTTTTTTTACCATTATCTATAATACGGTTCTGACATTAATTTATTGTATCGCCTGTGCAAATGCCAGCAGGTTTGGAAACCGTTGATCTATCAGGGGATGTGGAAAAACGGTTTCCGGCAGTGTGGAAGGGATAAATACGGTTTGCATGCCCTGGCTTCTGCCAAACTGCATATCACTCAGCGTATTGCCTACCATGACGGCCTTTTTGAAATCAATCTCCGGGAAATCCTGTTTTGCCTGTAAGGCCATGCCCCCGGCCGGTTTCCGGCAGGGACTATTGCTTTCTACATCCGGACAAAAATAAATGTTATCAATACGCCCGCCATGCGCGTTAATTTGTTGCAGCATGTGGGCATGAATATCCTGTAATCCTGCTGTCGTTAAAAGTCCGCGGCCTATGCACCGTTGATTGGTCACAACAACGATGCGCTTGAAATGCTTTGCCAGCAATGGCATAGCGGCCAGCACGCCTTCGCTGAAGTGAAACATATCGGGATGCAACACGTAGCCGTTGTGTATTTCGTCGTTTATAACACCATCTCTGTCGAGGAACAAATACATGAATTGCGTACTTTTTAGCTATTATTCTTTAACGGTTGTCGCGTTTTATAATCTGTTGTTTATTAACTAGGTCTGCAACACTTTTTGGGCTGCTTCGTAGTCTTCAGGAATGCCAATATCAATAAAATAAGTGTCGCTTACGAAGCCGTAAAGCTTTCCTGTAGCTACTTGTGGCTCCAGCACATCTTTCTCAAAAGAAAAAATTTCGGGTAAAGACAGGCTTTTTAAATAATCAGCTGTGGTAAGATAGATACCCCCGTTGATTAATCCTGCCGTACAATATTGTTTCTCTTTGAAGGCGGTGATGACATTATTATCTCCCAGTTCAATGCTCCCGTAACGGGAGAAATGCTGCATCGGCTTCAATGCGAGTGACAGCGGGCTTTTGCTGGCCTCGTGAAACGCATGGAAGACGGCAAGGTCTGCATCAAAATAGGTGTCGCCGTTGATGATAAATACTTCGTTGCCATCCAATGCGGGCAGGGCGTACATAATACCGCCGCCGGTACCTAATGGCTCCGGTTCTACGGTGAAGGATACACGAAGCGGGAGGGTAGTATTTTCGCACCAGCTGATCACCTGTTCTGATTTGTACCCAAGCGATAACACGGCGTGTTGCATGCCTTGTTTATGGAGGTAGTGCAGCAGGTAATACAAAAACGGATGATCCCCTACAGGGGCCATGCATTTGGGTTTGTCTGCCACCACACTGCGTAGCCGTGTACCTAGTCCGCCTGCGAGTATGATACATTCCCCGGTCATCCGAACAGGTTGTTTTCCACGATTTCGCAAATGATATGCCCTACTGTGATGTGTGCTTCCTGGATGCGTGGTGTATCTGTGGAGGGTATGTTGATCAGGAAGTCGCTGCCTTCCTTCATTTTACCACCGGTACTGCCGGTCATGCTCACTACGATCATGCCTTTTTCCTTTGCGGTTTTGATGGCTTCCAGGATGTTGACGGAATTGCCTGATGTGGAAATGGCTACCAGTACATCTCCGGGTTTGCCGATACCCTGCAGGATGCGGGCGTATACCTGGTCGTAGCCATAGTCGTTGCCTACAGCAGTCATATAGGAGGTGTTGCAGTGTAATGCTTCTGCATACAAAGGTGTACGGTCCTTATAGAAACGGCCGGAAAATTCCGCCGCAAGGTGTTGTGCATCCGCGGCGCTGCCACCGTTGCCGCAAAACAGGATTTTATTGTCTGTCTGCAGGCTGTGGGTAATCGTTTCAGCTACCTGTTGGATGGTATTTAACAACTGTTCATCCTGGCAGATCGCTTCTTTTACAGCGATACTTTCCCGGATGGTGTTGGCAATTTTTTGCTTCATGATACTACATTTTTATGGTGTCACAAACCGGTTATCAGATACTCCACGTTTGAATACCGTGGGTGGTAAAGGAATAACGTTTCACATCGCCGCCGAAGGCATTTAATGCTTCCACTACGGCAAACCTGGTATTGCCGGGGCAATAAAAGATCATAAATCCACCACCACCGGCGCCGGAAATCTTGCCGCCGCTGGCGCCGGCATTGCGGGCAGCGGTGTAGATCTCATCCAGTTTTGTGTTGGTGATACCTTTGGCCATTTGCTTTTTATTTTCGAATCCGTAGTTCAGTATTTCCCCGATTTTATCAATGGTGCCGCGCAATAATGCTTCTTTCATCATCACCGCCTGCTCTTTCAGGTGATGCATGGCTGCAATGGAATCATCGTTTTTATCGGTTACATTTTTCTGCTGTTCTGTGATGATGCTAGAGGAGAAACGGCTGGTAGATGTATAAAACAATACCAGGTTGTTTTCCAGCTCATGCAGGTATACTTCCTTGATACGGAGGGGATTTACGATCACTTTATCTCCTGCGTAAAATTCCATGAAGTTGACACCGCCGAAGGTGGCGGCATACTGATCCTGTTTGCCACCAGCCTGTTGCAGGTCTTCCCGTTCAATGCGATAGGCGAGATGTGCCATGTCATATTCACCAAGGGGAAGCTTCAGCCATTCGGCGAAGGCGCCCAATACGGCTACCACCAGGGTAGAAGAGGTGCCCAGACCAGATCCGGGAGGGGCATCCACATAAGTGGTGAGTTTGAACCCCGTAGCAGGAAGGTGACCAAAATCTTTTTGTACCCGGTTAATCACACCTTTGAGAATATCCAGTTTGCCATCTAACGGTAGCGGATATACGGCATCATAGCTCAGTTGCACATTTCTGTCTGCCGATTCAAAAACCACCTGCCCGGTATTGAGTGGCTCGATAGATGCGCGGGCATATAAAGAGATGGTAGCATTGAGAATGGCGCCACCATATAAATCCGAATACGGACTTACATCTGTGCCACCACCGGCAAGGCCTATACGTAAAGGTGCTTTACTTCTGTAGATCAATTTTTTTTGCTTTGGCTTTCAGCAGGTAGCTATCTGTTGCCTGGTGAAAGCAGGTTTATTATCTAACTGTTATCAGCTAATATATGAATTTCTTTTGCCAGTCGGCTCCAGGAGTATTGTAGTTTTTCTTTTTGCAGTGCGGCCACCATGTCTGCTTCCCTGTTTTCTACAAAATATTGTTCAATAGCAGCAGCAATAGCAGCGGGATTGGGATCACACTGGAATCCTACCACACCGTGGGGGACCATCTCTACCAGTCCGCCTACATTTGTAACCACCATGGGCTTTTCAAAGTGATAAGCGATCTGTGAAATTCCGCTCTGGGTGGCACTTTTATAAGGCTGTACTACCAGGTCGGCAGCGCAGAAATAATTCTTTACAGCTTCATTGGGAATGAAATCGGTGTGCATCAGCACACGGTCGCCCAACTGTAATGTTTCCAGCAGTTGTTGATAAGGAGCAGCGTCTTCATAATATTCTCCGGCTACAATGGCGTGTACATCCAGCTTTTTCATCCGCTCATCTGCCATGGCCTGCAATAGCAGGTCAAGTCCCTTATACTGCCGTATAAATCCGAAGAACAGGATGTAACGCTTGCCAGGCTGAAGTTTCAGCTGTGTGCGTGCTGCTTCTTTTGACAGCAGCGGGCCATAATTATCATAAATAGGATGGGGGATCAGCGACGCTTTTTTGTTGGGCTCAAACTGCCGGAGGTCATTGAGCACAGACTGGCTCATGGCGATGAAGGCATCCACCGGTTTGAGAAAATATTTTGTGAAGGCAACATCACCGGGGCGCTTTTCATGCGGTACCACATTATCCAATATTGCGATCACTTTTGTTTGATGACCTTTTTTGCCCAGCCGCAGGAGTGTGCCCAGTGCGGGTCCCATGATAGGCAGCCAGTATTTGGTGATGATGATGTCCGGGTTCAGACGGCGGATCTTCCGGGCTACGACCAGCCAGTTCAGCGGGTTGACCGCATTGATCAGGCGTTTGATACGCAGGTGTGCGGGTGGCGGATCTGTAGAGAACTGGCTCTTTCCAGGAAACAGGAAGTTGGGATATTGCACCGTAAAGGTCCATATCTCTACATCGTCTGTTTGTTGCAGTTCTTCTGCCAGTCGTTCATTATAAGCAGCCAGCCCACCCCTGTAAGGATAGGCTGTGCCGAGGAGGAGTATTTTTTTCTTAGTGTTGGCCATTTAGCAGTAATTCCTGGTTCATTCCTTTATTGATTTATCCATTCTCGCTTCCACGAGATACGCATTTCGTTCCGGCGCGTTGCGTGTAACCAGTTCACCGATAAATCCGGTGAGGAATAATTGTGAACCGATGATCATAAACAACAGTGCCATGAAAAATATGGGCCTGTCGGTCATGTTATACTGTGAATAGAAGAATTTTGCAAAAGTGAGATATAGTGCAATCAGAAAACCGAAAAAGAAGAACAGGGAGCCCAGTGCGCCAAACAGGTGCATCGGGCGTTTGCCGAACTTGCCGATAAACATGATGGAAGCGAGGTCAAGGAAGCCGTTGATAAAGCGTTCCAGCCCGAATTTGGTGACGCCGTATTTACGGGCGCGGTGTTCCACCACTTTTTCGCCAATGTTGCGGAAACCGTTCCATTTGGCGATGACCGGGATGTAACGGTGCATTTCGCCGTATACTTCTATGGACTTCACCACTCTTTTGCGATAGGCTTTAAGGCCGCAGTTCATATCATGCAGCTTTACGCCACTCATACGTGTGGTGGTGTAATTGTATAGTTTGGAAGGAAGATTTTTGGTGAAGGCATTATCGTAACGTTTCTTTTTCCAGCCGCTAACGAGGTCGTAACGTTCTTCAACGATCATCCGGTATAGTTCCGGTATTTCGTCGGGACTATCCTGCAGATCAGCATCCATGGTAATAACCACATCGCCTTCAGCGGCGCTGAAGCCTTCATTCAGTGCGGCGGATTTTCCGTAGTTGCGTTGAAACTTAATGCCTTTGATGTTGGGATTATGTATGGCCAGTTGTTGGATGACAGCCCAGGAATCGTCACTACTCCCATCGTCTACCATCCATACCTCGTAGGTAAAATGGTTTGCCTGCATCACCCGGTCAATCCAGGCGGCGAGTTCAGGTAGTGATTCTTCTTCGTTTTTTAAAGGAACGATGACGGATATGTTCAAATTCATTACGATTTTCCTTGATGTATGTGATAGGTGTTGCAGCGGGTACAACACCCGTAATACCAGCTATTTACCAGCCGGTGGCTCATAGCTGTTCAGGTTTCTTCTACCTATAACCCCACCAACTACAGAGGCCAGTACACCGAACAACACATTAAAGAACAGGGAAAAGCCTATTACAAACGGAATAAACATTTTCCTGGTAATGGCAAGGGCGTTTTCAATAGCCTCTTCTGATTGGTGCTGTGATTCCATTTTTTTCCGGGCTGCTTCTACTGCCTGTTCCTTAATATCAGGGAAGATATAAATGAACAACAGCGTAGACAGGATACTCAGTACGGTTATTACAGCAGTGGTTCTGAAACCGTTTGCGAAGATATTGCCGAATGTTCCATCCGGGTTGGCCTTTGAATAGGCAATACAGGACATTACTACGCCGGCAACTAATACCAGGGTGCTCACCCATCCGGCCCAGCTCTCCTGGTTTAATTTCAACAGGTAGAAAGCAACAGATATCAGGATGAGTGCCAGTGCTGTAACTATGCCGTAGGCTAAATGTGGTTTATTTGTCATAGTAACAATTTGTATATTTCAGAAATAGGATGCCGTGTGTAAGACAGCTGTAGATCATTTGTTCAGTTGTCCGTTGTTAACAATCGCAATGACCTTGCCTTTCAGCTGGTGGCCAAGATACGCTGAATTTTTGGACCGGGAAGCAATATGCGCAGTGGTGAACTCCCATTCGCTTTCAGGATCAAATATTGTCAGGTTCGCGGCGGCGCCTTCTTCCAGTGCTGGTTGCGGCTGTTTAAAGATGCTGCGTGGCTTCTCTGTCAGCATCGTGATCAGTTGTTCGAGTGGCAGCTGCGGGAGGTATCGTCTTAATACACCGAAGCAGCTTTCCAGCCCTATCATTCCATTTTTTGCGTATTCAAATTCCACTTGTTTGGCATCCCAGTCCTGTGGCAGGTGGTGTGTGGCAAAGCAATCAATCGTGCCTTGCAGCACAGCTTCCTGCAGGGCTTGCACATCGTCTGCGCTGCGGAGCGGAGGATTTACTTTCAGGTGTGTATCGTAATTGATGAGCAATGCATCTGTTAAAGACAGGTGGTATGGTGTTACGGAGCAGGTCACTTTCACGCCGGCTGCTTTTGCGGCGGCGATCAGTTCTACTGATTTGCGGGTGCTGACACCGGTGAAGTGAATGCGGGAGTCCGCATATTTAGCGAGTTCAATATCGCGTTGGATGATCAGTTCTTCTGCCAGTGCAGGTTTTCCGGGCATACCCAGCTGTGTGGAGTAAATGCCTTCGTGCATCAGTCCATGTGCAGAAATGCTATGGTCATCCGGCAACTGGATGAGGGTACCGTCAAACGCCTTGATATATTGCAGGGCTTTGAGCAGCAGGCCGGGGGATTGTACGGGTTTAAGGCCATCGGAAAAGGCAACGGCGCCTGTCTGGTGCATTTCATACATTTCCGCCAGCCCGGTACCTTCCACGTTTTTGGTGGCGGCGCCGATGGGCAGTACGTTTACGGAGGTATGGCGGGTTTTGCTCAGCACATATTCGATCTGCGGCTTCGTATGGAGTGCAGGCTGGGTGTTGGGAACTACCATCACAGTGGTGAAGCCACCGGTGGCAGCAGCTTTTACGCCGCTGTAGAGATCTTCCTTATGCTCCTGCCCCGGATCACAGAAATGGGCAAAGATATCCATCCAACCAGCGGAAACATGCAGGTTGTTACCGGAAATGACCGTTGCGCGGTCATCTTCCAGGTTATCAGCCACCTGGTGGATGATACCGTTCTGAATGGAAATGTCTTTTTGCTGCCCATGTAAAGGTGAGGAAGGCGCTATAATCTTTACGTTTTTGAGTAATATGTGCATGCTTTACGTTCTATTCAAATATCAAAACCTGTCCGAAAATACAGGGGCAAATGTAACATAAAACTGTTAATTGTTGAAGCAGGATACTGAGCACTTTTCGGGACTGTTGATCAGGTTGGTATGATAATTGAAAATGGAGGGGTAGCAGATCAAAATAACTCAGGATGATAGACTATCTTACTAACCTCGTCACACGGATATGCGACCGCTCAGATCAGTTGAATAACGCACAAACAACAAGCTGGCAGGCGCTTCGCGAAGCCGAGCAGCTGGCCAACCACGCTTACATACCCTTGCTGTACCAGTACATTAACACCGAAACAGACAAAGAAAAACGCCGCGCCGCCGGATTTATTATCACCCAGCTTTCCAGAAATACGAATGATCCGGAGGTAATCCGCTTTTTGCTGGACCGGTTGCAAACAGAACAGGACGCTGACATGATCACTGCCATTCAGCAGGATCTGGAACGAGGTCTGCCCATTCCGGGCTATATGAACCTACAACCCTTACTAAACAATACTTTATCGTTAAATAGCAATATCCGTCGCTCTGCCTTGCTGGCCCTGAGAGGTACCAACAACCCCGCTGTGGAAGAATGGGC
The Chitinophaga sp. MM2321 DNA segment above includes these coding regions:
- a CDS encoding dihydroorotase, whose product is MHILLKNVKIIAPSSPLHGQQKDISIQNGIIHQVADNLEDDRATVISGNNLHVSAGWMDIFAHFCDPGQEHKEDLYSGVKAAATGGFTTVMVVPNTQPALHTKPQIEYVLSKTRHTSVNVLPIGAATKNVEGTGLAEMYEMHQTGAVAFSDGLKPVQSPGLLLKALQYIKAFDGTLIQLPDDHSISAHGLMHEGIYSTQLGMPGKPALAEELIIQRDIELAKYADSRIHFTGVSTRKSVELIAAAKAAGVKVTCSVTPYHLSLTDALLINYDTHLKVNPPLRSADDVQALQEAVLQGTIDCFATHHLPQDWDAKQVEFEYAKNGMIGLESCFGVLRRYLPQLPLEQLITMLTEKPRSIFKQPQPALEEGAAANLTIFDPESEWEFTTAHIASRSKNSAYLGHQLKGKVIAIVNNGQLNK
- a CDS encoding D-sedoheptulose 7-phosphate isomerase — its product is MKQKIANTIRESIAVKEAICQDEQLLNTIQQVAETITHSLQTDNKILFCGNGGSAADAQHLAAEFSGRFYKDRTPLYAEALHCNTSYMTAVGNDYGYDQVYARILQGIGKPGDVLVAISTSGNSVNILEAIKTAKEKGMIVVSMTGSTGGKMKEGSDFLINIPSTDTPRIQEAHITVGHIICEIVENNLFG
- a CDS encoding nucleotidyltransferase family protein, with the protein product MTGECIILAGGLGTRLRSVVADKPKCMAPVGDHPFLYYLLHYLHKQGMQHAVLSLGYKSEQVISWCENTTLPLRVSFTVEPEPLGTGGGIMYALPALDGNEVFIINGDTYFDADLAVFHAFHEASKSPLSLALKPMQHFSRYGSIELGDNNVITAFKEKQYCTAGLINGGIYLTTADYLKSLSLPEIFSFEKDVLEPQVATGKLYGFVSDTYFIDIGIPEDYEAAQKVLQT
- a CDS encoding glycosyltransferase codes for the protein MANTKKKILLLGTAYPYRGGLAAYNERLAEELQQTDDVEIWTFTVQYPNFLFPGKSQFSTDPPPAHLRIKRLINAVNPLNWLVVARKIRRLNPDIIITKYWLPIMGPALGTLLRLGKKGHQTKVIAILDNVVPHEKRPGDVAFTKYFLKPVDAFIAMSQSVLNDLRQFEPNKKASLIPHPIYDNYGPLLSKEAARTQLKLQPGKRYILFFGFIRQYKGLDLLLQAMADERMKKLDVHAIVAGEYYEDAAPYQQLLETLQLGDRVLMHTDFIPNEAVKNYFCAADLVVQPYKSATQSGISQIAYHFEKPMVVTNVGGLVEMVPHGVVGFQCDPNPAAIAAAIEQYFVENREADMVAALQKEKLQYSWSRLAKEIHILADNS
- a CDS encoding dehydrogenase — translated: MIYRSKAPLRIGLAGGGTDVSPYSDLYGGAILNATISLYARASIEPLNTGQVVFESADRNVQLSYDAVYPLPLDGKLDILKGVINRVQKDFGHLPATGFKLTTYVDAPPGSGLGTSSTLVVAVLGAFAEWLKLPLGEYDMAHLAYRIEREDLQQAGGKQDQYAATFGGVNFMEFYAGDKVIVNPLRIKEVYLHELENNLVLFYTSTSRFSSSIITEQQKNVTDKNDDSIAAMHHLKEQAVMMKEALLRGTIDKIGEILNYGFENKKQMAKGITNTKLDEIYTAARNAGASGGKISGAGGGGFMIFYCPGNTRFAVVEALNAFGGDVKRYSFTTHGIQTWSI
- a CDS encoding HAD-IIIA family hydrolase — protein: MYLFLDRDGVINDEIHNGYVLHPDMFHFSEGVLAAMPLLAKHFKRIVVVTNQRCIGRGLLTTAGLQDIHAHMLQQINAHGGRIDNIYFCPDVESNSPCRKPAGGMALQAKQDFPEIDFKKAVMVGNTLSDMQFGRSQGMQTVFIPSTLPETVFPHPLIDQRFPNLLAFAQAIQ
- a CDS encoding DUF4199 domain-containing protein; protein product: MTNKPHLAYGIVTALALILISVAFYLLKLNQESWAGWVSTLVLVAGVVMSCIAYSKANPDGTFGNIFANGFRTTAVITVLSILSTLLFIYIFPDIKEQAVEAARKKMESQHQSEEAIENALAITRKMFIPFVIGFSLFFNVLFGVLASVVGGVIGRRNLNSYEPPAGK
- a CDS encoding glycosyltransferase family 2 protein, giving the protein MNLNISVIVPLKNEEESLPELAAWIDRVMQANHFTYEVWMVDDGSSDDSWAVIQQLAIHNPNIKGIKFQRNYGKSAALNEGFSAAEGDVVITMDADLQDSPDEIPELYRMIVEERYDLVSGWKKKRYDNAFTKNLPSKLYNYTTTRMSGVKLHDMNCGLKAYRKRVVKSIEVYGEMHRYIPVIAKWNGFRNIGEKVVEHRARKYGVTKFGLERFINGFLDLASIMFIGKFGKRPMHLFGALGSLFFFFGFLIALYLTFAKFFYSQYNMTDRPIFFMALLFMIIGSQLFLTGFIGELVTRNAPERNAYLVEARMDKSIKE